The segment CCGGTGTGACGCGGGCCAAGCGGGACCTCTCGGGGCAGTCGGGGCGGGGCGAGCGGGGCGAACGGGGCGAACGGACGGGCCGGGCGGCCCGGGTCAGCCCCGCAGGTCGCGGCCGCGCTGCCAGGCCGTCCGCAGCAGCAGCACGCCGGCGAGCACGGCGCCGAGGGCCAGCAGCAGGAGCCAGCGTTCGGTGAGCGCGACGCCGAACAGGGTGGCGCCGCCGAGGCCGGTCTGGGCGAGTTGGCGTCCTTCGGACATGGTTCTCCTCCATCGGGGTGCGGGAACGAGGTGTGGGAACGAAACGCGGGAACGGAATGCGGGAACGGGCACAGACGTGCTGACGGTTACCCTGCGCGCTGCCGGTGGCGGCCGCCTCCAGGCGGGTCCGGTTGCCGGAAGGTTTCCCCCGGGGGGAGCAACCGCCGCCGGGGGCCGGTCGGCCGTGCCCGTGTCGGAGCGGTCGGGCGGGCGGGGCGGCTGGTGAACTGTCTGGCGTGTTGGGTCGTGGCGGCAAGGCCGCAGGAGAACCAGGGAGTACGCCCGTCGACGGTCGCCCGGAGGACGGTGAGGAGGATTCCGCCCCGGTGACCCGGGCGGTGGCGCTGCTGGGTGCCGTCGTGCTGTACGGGCTGGTGGTGGGGCTGCAGTACGGGACGGAGCGCTGGCACCTGCCGTCGGTGCTGGTGGCGGTGCCGGCGGTGGTGGCGCTGGCGTTCGGTCCGGCGGTGATCGTCGCGTCGGCGCTGGTCGCTGCGGTGACCCGCTGGGTGTTCACGCTGTCGGATCCGGGGCGGACGGGGGCGGCGGTGGGGACGACGCTGGTGATCTTCGGGATCGCGGCGCTGGCGTGTTTCGTGGTGCGGCGGCGGGAACGGACGGCGGCCCGGCTGGTGAGCGTGGCGACGGTGGCGGAGGCGGCGCAGCGGGCGGTGCTGCGGCCGGTGCCGGCGGTGGTGGGGCCGTACACGATCGCGGCGGGGTACCGGGCGGCGGCGCGGCACGCCCGGATCGGCGGCGACCTGTACGCGGTGGCGGACACCCCGTCGGGGTTGCGGGCGCTGATCGGTGACGTGCGCGGCAAGGGGCTGGACGCGGTGGCGACCGCGGCGGTGGTGCTGGGGGCGTTCCACGAGGCGGTGTTGGACGCGCCGTCGCTGGGGGCGCTGGCCGGGCGGCTGGACACCAGCCTGCGCCGGTACCTCACCGATCCGGAGTGCTTCGTCACGGCGCTGCTGCTGGAGGCGGGCGCGGACGGGGGTGTCCGCGCCCTGTCGTGCGGGCATCCGGCGCCGCTGCTGCTGCGCGGGGCGGCGGTCTCCGAGCTGCCGGTCGGGCCGGGGCTCCCGCTGGGGCTGCGCGCGCCGGACGGGGACGGGGGCGAAACCGTCCCGCCGCCGGTGGCCCGGCTGGAGCCGGGCGACACGCTGCTGCTGTACACCGACGGCCTGTCCGAGGCCCGGGACGGCTCCGGCGCCTTCTACCCGCTGCCGGCCCGGCTGGCCGCCTGCGCGGGCCTGCCGCCCCGGGAGGTGGTGGACCGCCTCCAGCGGGAGGCCCACGCCTTCGCGGGCGGCACCGCCGACGACGCGGCGGTGCTCGCGCTGGCCTGGCACCTGGGCACCGGTCCGACGGCGGACTGACCGGACCGGCTGTACCGTCGCCCGCCGTCAGCCCGCCGCGAGGATGCCCGCGAGTTTGCGGTCGAGGTCGGCGGTGACCTGTTCGCGGCCGAGCGGGACCAGGCGGCCGGTGCGGGCGAGGAAGGCGAGCAGGGGCGGGGCGGGTGAACGGAGGGTCGCCTCGCCCTCGGGGGAGCGGAGGGTGAGGGCGACCTCGGCGAGGCCGGCGTCGACGAGGGGGCTGATCCGGAGGTCGCCCTCGCCGGCCGGGCCGCTCAGGCCGGCGAGCAGCAGGGTGCGGGCGACGACCCACTCGACGGGGCCGTCACCGGGCGGGTGGAAGGTGAGGCGGACGGCGAGCGGGTCGGCGGTGTCGTAGTCCAGGTCCGCCGGTGTGCGGAGCGCCGGGCCGCCGGGCACCAGCAGGTGCATCGCCGTACGGGTCCGGACGGTGTTGCGCATGTGTGCCTGTCCCTCTCGTGCCGCCCGCCCTGCCGTGGGGGGACGTCGTTCCGTGGGGCTGCGGGAGCGGTCGGCGGCGGGACGGGGTCGGCGCGGGGCCGACGCCTGCGCGCCGGCTCCGCGAGCCCCGTCACGTCCCCCGTTCCGCCCCCGTCTCCCCCGTTCGGCTCCATGGTTCCTGACGGGTAACCAGGCCGACAAGGTGTGACATTTCAAATAGTGGTCGAATTCGAACCGTCGGTCGGGAGCGCCCGGCCGAGCGGCGGCATCGGGTCGGACGGCCCGCCGACTGACGGCCGATCAGCCGAGCAGCATCGCCGGCTCGCCCTGCGCGTCGGTGCCGCCGGCGGTGTCGCGGGTGCAGGTGCCGCTCTGCGGGGTGCCGTCGGCGTAGGCCCGGCGGAGGCAGTTGCGCAGGGCGAGCTGGCCCCAGTAGTCGGGGTGCAGGCCCTCCTGGAGCTGGTGGCTGCCGAGGACGCCGGTCGCGGTGTAGATCTGCGAGACCCATTCGAGCTTGTCCTGGGCGCCGGGCGAGGTGCCGGTGGCCAGGTCGGTGTTCTCGATGACGTTCACCGGCTTCTCGCACAGGGTGCGGCCGTCGAAGGCGGTGCGCAGGTTCAGGGCCTTCGTGTTGGTGACCTGGTGGTCGGTGGCGGCCTTGGTGATCGAGGCGGCGACGGTGCTGTTGACGGTGGTGAGGAAGGTGCCGAGGAGCCAGTCGATGTCGGTGTTGTAGACGCCGCAGCCGCCGGTGGTCTGCCGGCCGTAGGTCTCGCCGTAGCGGTTGTTCGAGGCGGCCGGGGAGCGCATCGGGCCGGGGTAGTTCTGCACCACGATGGTGTAGTCGCCGTCGGCGTACCCGGCACCGGCCATCGCGGTGTGGATGTTGTCGATGGCGCCGGCGATCGCGCCGGTCAGCCGGGCGACCTCGGCGGGGGCGACCTTGCCGGTGACCGTGGCGTCGTTCTTGCAGTACGGGGTGACGCCGAGGACGAAGGTGGTCAGGCACTTCTGCACGACCTCGGCGAAGCCGAAGTCGTTGCCGCCGATGGACAGCGCGACCATCTTCACCCGGTGCCCGGCCGCGAACTCCTGGAGCATCCGCGCCTGCCCCTTGCGGCCGGTCGCGTCCTGGTAGAAGTCGATGCCGGGCTTGAACGCCGCGCCGGTGGCGTCGGTGGCGGTGGTGGCGCCGGAGCAGGCGAGGTTCTCGCTGCGCACGCCGCCGCCGAGGTGGATCTCGGCGGACTTCGAGCGGTGGCAGCCGGGGATCCGCTCCGCGGTGTGGTCGGCGTTGTCGAAGTAGGCGTCCGCCCCGGTGTCGGTCGGGTTGGTCAGCAGCGAGTCGGAGTTCCCCGCCCAGCGCCCGGCCTCGCCGGAGATGTACGAGTCGCCGACCGACACCACCCACGGCTCCCCCGCCCCCGGGCCGTCGGCGGCCCGGGCCGGGGCGGCGGCCAGCACGCAGCTGGCGGCGGTGCTGAGGACGACGGCGACGGCGGCCGTACGGGAACGGGCGAACAGGCCCATGGGGACGTCTCCTTCCGGGGAACGGGAAGGGCACGACGGAGCAGCCCGCCGGGAGGCCGCGGGACACCGCCTCCGCACGGCGGATCACGTCGCACCGGGGATGCCCTCATGCTGTCGCCCAGCAGGCCGGTCGACCGCGCATCCGGACCGTGTCGGCGCCGCCAACGGTTGAAACCGGCGGTCGAGTTGAAAGCACGCCGGAGCACCGGACGCTGCGGCCGGACGTCGCGGCCCGGCCCGGCTCACCAGCCCAGCAGGCGGGGCAACTCCTCGCTGTACGGGGCGTATTCGGGCTCCTGCTCGGCGAGCCGGGCGAGCACCCGGCGGAAGTGGCGGCGCCCGGCGGCGTCCATCGCGTTCAGGTCGGCCGCGATGTTCTCCAGGCCCTGGGAGGCGGTGTCGGGGGCGATCTCCTCGGCCGAGGCGTGGTCGAGCAGCATGATCGCGGAGAGCACCGCCCGGGCCAGGTGCTCCTCGATCATCGCGCGGCCCGCGGCGACAGCGGGCGGCGGGCGGTCACGGCGGTCACGGCGGTCACGGCGGTCACGGCGGTCACGGCGGTCATACAACCATGCGGCGGTCAGCGGCCGGTCTCGCGGGCCAGGAAGTCGTCGACCGTCTCGCGGCGGACCAGCAGCCGGGCCCGGCCGTCGCGGGCGGCGACCAGGGCCGGGCGGCCGACCAGGTTGTAGCCGGAGGCCATCGCGAGCTGGTAGGCGCCCGCGGCGGGCACGGCCAGCAGGTCGCCCGGGCGGAGGTCGGCGGGCAGTGGGGCGTCCCGGGCCAGCACGTCGCCGGCCTCGCAGTGGCAGCCGACCACGTCGAACGGCCGGGTCGGCCCGGCGCCGCTCCCGACCACGCCTCCACCCCCGAGCCTCGGGGCGCGGCCGAGCACGCGGACGGTGTAGGCCGAACCGTAGAGCGCGGGGCGCGGGTTGTCGCTCATCCCGCCGTCGACGGCGGCGAAGGCGCGGCCCTCGGCGGTGTGCTTGACCGCCAGCACCCGGTAGAGGGCGACCGCCGCCGGGGCGGCCACCGCCCGGCCCGGCTCGATCAGCAACTTCGGTACCGCGAGCGCGTGTTCGGCGCAGCGGGCGGCCAGCCGGGCGGTGGTCGCGGCGGCGAAGGCGGCGGGGGTGAGCTCGGGATCGCCGGGGAGGTAGCGGACGCCGTGGCCGCCGCCGAGGTCGAGTTCGGGCAGTTCGACCGCGTGCTCGTCGCGGATCCGGGCGAGCAGCTCGACCAGCCGGTCCACGGCGGTGCGGTAGGGCGCGGGGTCGGTGATCTGCGAGCCGAGGTGGCAGTGCAGGCCGACCAGCCGGAGCGCGGGCTGGGCGAGGGTGCGGCGGACGGCCTCGGCCGCCTCGCCGCTCGCGATCGAGAAGCCGAACTTCTGCCCGTCCACGCCGGTCCGGACGGCGGCGTGGTGCCCGGCGGCGACCCCGGGCAGGACCCGCACCAGGACGCGCTGCGGGCGGTCGGGCGTGGCGAGGGCGGCCAGCCGGGGGATCTCGGCGAGGTTGTCGAGGACGATCCGGCCGACCCCGAGCCGGCGAGCCAGCCGCAGCTCGTCCGGGCTCTTGGCGTTGCCGTGCAGCAGGATCCGCCCGGCCGGGAAGCCCGCCGCGGCGGCCAGCCGCAGCTCGCCGGCCGAGCAGACGTCCAGGCCCAGGCCCTCCTCGGCGACCAGGTCGGCCATCGCCGTGCACAGGAACGCCTTTGCCGCGTACAGCACTTCGGCCTCCGGCAGGGCCCGACGGTAGGCCCGGGCGCGGGCCCGCGCCTCGCCCTCGTCGAACACGTACAGCGGGGTGCCGAAGCGCTCGGCGGCCTCCCGCAGGCTGACACCGCCGACCAGCAGGTCACCGCCCGGTCCCGGCACGGCGGACGCGGGCCACGGGCTGCCGAGCGGCCCGGCCGCCGGCCGGAAGGGGGCGGGCGGGGCGGTCAGGGTGGTCATCGCGGGGACTCTCCTCATGGCCTGGTCGGACGGGCTCGGGCTCGGACGGGGACGCGGGCGGGGGTCACTCCTCGTAGTACGCGGCGAAGCGGCAGTGCCCACCGGCGGCCGCCGAACCAGCCGGACCCGCCGGCGCCACCGGGGCGGACGGGCGCCGGTCCGGGGCGGCGGCGGGCGGCGCGGGCCGCGTCGACGCGGGGAGGGGGAGGGAGACGGGGACGGGGGCGGGGAGGGTGGGCAGGAGCCGCAGGTCGGTCATGGCGCTGGTCGCTTCCGTCCGGGACGGCGGGAGCCCTCGGCTGGGACCCGCCCGTGTCTCCAGTGCACGCCCGCCGACCGTCGGCCGTCCCGGTCCTTGACGCGGGGGCTACGCGGACCGGGCCCGCCCTGACGCGATGTTGACGGCGAAGGGCGGCGGGCAACGGGCAGCGGGGGCGGGAGCGGGGGTTGACCTTACCCTCAGGGGCAAGGTTTAGCGTTCTTCGAGGTGAGCGGTATGCGGATCGGTGAGTTGGCCAGGCTGGCGGGCGTGACGACCAAGGCGGTGCGGTACTACGAGTCACTCGGGCTGCTCGCGCCGGCCCGGCTGGCCAACGGCTACCGGGACTACGGCGAGCACGACGTCCGGGTCACCCGGGAGATCCGGACGCTGGGCCGGCTCGGCATCCCGGCCGAGGCGACCCGGCCGTTCCTGGAGTGCCTGGCCCTGGGGCACCGGCACGCGGACGACTGCCCGGCCGCGCTGGCCGGCTACCGGGACGCCATCGACGAGCTGACGCAGCGGATCGAGGGCCTCACCGCCCGCCGGGCGGTCCTGATGGCGCACCTGCGCGAGGCCGCCCACCGCAACAGCCGCTTCGCACCGGCCCACGGAGGGGAACCGATGAACGACCCGACGAACGACCCGACGGACGTCCCGTCGAATCCCCGGGTCACCGACCACGCGGTCCTGCCCGCCGGGCTGCCCGTCCCCGAGGACGACGGCGCCGCCGACCACCTGCCCGGGGCGCGGATGCCACGGCTGGAACTCCCGGCCACCGACGGCTCCACCGTCGACCTCGGCGCGCTGGGCGCCGGTCGCACGGTGCTCTACGTCTACCCGCTGACCGGCCGCCCCGACACCGACCTGCCCGAGGGCTGGCACGCGATCCCCGGCGCCCGCGGCTGCACCGCCGAGTCGTGCGGCTTCCGCGACCACCACCAGGACCTGCTGGCGGCGGGCGCGGCCCGGGTGTACGGCCTCTCCAGCCAGAACGGCGACTACCAGCGCGAGGTCACCGCGCGGCTCCGCCTGCCGTTCCGGATGCTCTCCGACCCCGCCCGGCGCCTGGCCCGGGCGCTGGACCTGCCGACCTTCACCGCCGACGGGCTGACGCTCTACCGGCGGCTGACGCTGATCGTCCGGGACGGCGCGGTCGAGCACGTCTTCCACCCGGTCTTCCCGCCGGACGAGCACGCCGGCCGCGTGCTGGCCTGGCTCCGCGCGCACCCCGTCCGGCCCTGGGCCGCCGACAGGCGGACGGCCTCCGGGCCTCGGGCGTGATGCCGTTTCGCGGCTACGGGGTGGCCGCGTGCTCGGTCACCCGCGTCCAGGTGTTCATGATGATGAAGGTCTTGGTGCCCTCCACCTTGCCGGTCCGGCGCACGGCGTTGATCACCTGCTGAAGGTGCTTCACGTCCCGGACCCGGAGCCTGAGCAGGGCGTCGGAGGTGCCGGCGATGCTGTGGCTCTCCTCGATCTCCGGGATGCTCTCGGCGATGCCCTGGATCTCGTCGCTGTCGGTCGCGCCGAGCAGTCGGATCTCGATGAACGCCTGAAGCGTGCCCGCCCGGCTGTCCTCGATGACCGCGGTGTAACCGCGGATCACACCCGTCCCCTCCATGCGCTCGATGCGGCGCGCGCACGGAGCCGCCGAGAGGCCCACGGCGCGCGCGATCTCCGACACGGGCGCTCGCCCGTCCTTGCGGAGGATGGTCAGGATATGACGGTCGATCGCGTCCACGGCCAACTCCCCGAATCATGCGCGCCACGCACAGGTCACGCCCCGAAAGCTCCACTGCCCCTTGCAGATCGAGTGAACCACGCTCGACATGTGCGTGATGATGCCCGGCCTGTCGCCTGCGGACCGTCCTGCTGTCATCGTCGTGGCGTCCGGGTGATCCCCCGGCAGGAGGCCCGCGCCGGCCAACCCCTACGGCGCGGACTCCGACCAGGTGACAGGTGCGCGGGCATCCCCGGCACCCTGCGGCCGGCCCCACACCCTGGGGCCGGCCGGGCACCGGACCAGGTCCGCCGGCCGCGGTCATCGTGCGGGCCGGACCGCCCCGGACGGGCTCAGATCCAGCCGCGCTCCGCCCATTCGCGGGTGGTCGTCTTCTCCCGCTCGTGGAAGTGCGGCTGACCGACCACATCCAGGTACGGGGGCTTGTCCAGCGTCCACAGATGGGTGGTGACGGACCGGTTCACCTCGTCGATCCGCCGGGCGATCGCCTCCGGGTCCGAGAGCACCCCCACCAGGGCTTCCGGGTCCGACCTCAACTGGTTGACCCGGTAGAGGCGGTGGAGGCCCGACAGCTCCGCCTCCACTTCGCCGTACATCGCCTCCGCCTCGGACCGACGCCGGTGCAGCAGGGCCGAGAGCGCCGACCGGGGGCTCACCGCTTCCCACCGGCCCCGGCCCACCCGCCGTACGAGGCCGAGACCGGCCAGGCGCTTCAACGTCTGGCCGGTACGCGGCACGCCGGCACCGGTGCTCTCCGCGAGCTCGGCCACCGTGCACTGCTGTCCGGACAGCACCGCCCTCGCCGCGCTCAGCCTCCCCCTCGCCACGACCGCCGGGCAAGGGCGTCGTCATCGGCGACATCGACACGGGCATCTGGCCCGAGAACCCCTCCTTCGAGGCCCCGGCCCTGAACTCCCGCAAGCCCGGCACGACGGACCGCCACCGCCCCTACCGGGTGGGCGCGACCACCGTGATCCACA is part of the Kitasatospora setae KM-6054 genome and harbors:
- a CDS encoding PP2C family protein-serine/threonine phosphatase → MTRAVALLGAVVLYGLVVGLQYGTERWHLPSVLVAVPAVVALAFGPAVIVASALVAAVTRWVFTLSDPGRTGAAVGTTLVIFGIAALACFVVRRRERTAARLVSVATVAEAAQRAVLRPVPAVVGPYTIAAGYRAAARHARIGGDLYAVADTPSGLRALIGDVRGKGLDAVATAAVVLGAFHEAVLDAPSLGALAGRLDTSLRRYLTDPECFVTALLLEAGADGGVRALSCGHPAPLLLRGAAVSELPVGPGLPLGLRAPDGDGGETVPPPVARLEPGDTLLLYTDGLSEARDGSGAFYPLPARLAACAGLPPREVVDRLQREAHAFAGGTADDAAVLALAWHLGTGPTAD
- a CDS encoding SsgA family sporulation/cell division regulator → MRNTVRTRTAMHLLVPGGPALRTPADLDYDTADPLAVRLTFHPPGDGPVEWVVARTLLLAGLSGPAGEGDLRISPLVDAGLAEVALTLRSPEGEATLRSPAPPLLAFLARTGRLVPLGREQVTADLDRKLAGILAAG
- a CDS encoding SGNH/GDSL hydrolase family protein — encoded protein: MGLFARSRTAAVAVVLSTAASCVLAAAPARAADGPGAGEPWVVSVGDSYISGEAGRWAGNSDSLLTNPTDTGADAYFDNADHTAERIPGCHRSKSAEIHLGGGVRSENLACSGATTATDATGAAFKPGIDFYQDATGRKGQARMLQEFAAGHRVKMVALSIGGNDFGFAEVVQKCLTTFVLGVTPYCKNDATVTGKVAPAEVARLTGAIAGAIDNIHTAMAGAGYADGDYTIVVQNYPGPMRSPAASNNRYGETYGRQTTGGCGVYNTDIDWLLGTFLTTVNSTVAASITKAATDHQVTNTKALNLRTAFDGRTLCEKPVNVIENTDLATGTSPGAQDKLEWVSQIYTATGVLGSHQLQEGLHPDYWGQLALRNCLRRAYADGTPQSGTCTRDTAGGTDAQGEPAMLLG
- the lysA gene encoding diaminopimelate decarboxylase, whose translation is MTTLTAPPAPFRPAAGPLGSPWPASAVPGPGGDLLVGGVSLREAAERFGTPLYVFDEGEARARARAYRRALPEAEVLYAAKAFLCTAMADLVAEEGLGLDVCSAGELRLAAAAGFPAGRILLHGNAKSPDELRLARRLGVGRIVLDNLAEIPRLAALATPDRPQRVLVRVLPGVAAGHHAAVRTGVDGQKFGFSIASGEAAEAVRRTLAQPALRLVGLHCHLGSQITDPAPYRTAVDRLVELLARIRDEHAVELPELDLGGGHGVRYLPGDPELTPAAFAAATTARLAARCAEHALAVPKLLIEPGRAVAAPAAVALYRVLAVKHTAEGRAFAAVDGGMSDNPRPALYGSAYTVRVLGRAPRLGGGGVVGSGAGPTRPFDVVGCHCEAGDVLARDAPLPADLRPGDLLAVPAAGAYQLAMASGYNLVGRPALVAARDGRARLLVRRETVDDFLARETGR
- a CDS encoding MerR family DNA-binding transcriptional regulator encodes the protein MRIGELARLAGVTTKAVRYYESLGLLAPARLANGYRDYGEHDVRVTREIRTLGRLGIPAEATRPFLECLALGHRHADDCPAALAGYRDAIDELTQRIEGLTARRAVLMAHLREAAHRNSRFAPAHGGEPMNDPTNDPTDVPSNPRVTDHAVLPAGLPVPEDDGAADHLPGARMPRLELPATDGSTVDLGALGAGRTVLYVYPLTGRPDTDLPEGWHAIPGARGCTAESCGFRDHHQDLLAAGAARVYGLSSQNGDYQREVTARLRLPFRMLSDPARRLARALDLPTFTADGLTLYRRLTLIVRDGAVEHVFHPVFPPDEHAGRVLAWLRAHPVRPWAADRRTASGPRA
- a CDS encoding Lrp/AsnC family transcriptional regulator, which gives rise to MDAIDRHILTILRKDGRAPVSEIARAVGLSAAPCARRIERMEGTGVIRGYTAVIEDSRAGTLQAFIEIRLLGATDSDEIQGIAESIPEIEESHSIAGTSDALLRLRVRDVKHLQQVINAVRRTGKVEGTKTFIIMNTWTRVTEHAATP